One genomic window of Arthrobacter caoxuetaonis includes the following:
- a CDS encoding 4-carboxy-4-hydroxy-2-oxoadipate aldolase/oxaloacetate decarboxylase, translating into MSYKIVRTTAGPDPDVLATFQRLGVSTVHEAMGRRGLAEPVLRPIYPGTRIAGRAVTVLSHPGDNLMIHAAIEQCGAGDVLVVTTTSPSTDGMFGDLFATALKARGTLGLIINAGVRDVADLTAMGFPVWSKAVHAQGTNKLNPGSINVPIMLPGVSVLPGDAVLADDDGVLVVPQGEAKEAARKAQQREDLEAEKREQFKAGVLGLDLYNLRPKLKELGIEYVDG; encoded by the coding sequence ATGAGCTACAAGATAGTACGTACGACGGCGGGACCGGACCCGGATGTGCTGGCCACCTTCCAGCGGCTGGGAGTCTCGACGGTTCACGAAGCGATGGGAAGGCGGGGGCTGGCAGAACCTGTGCTTCGGCCAATCTACCCCGGCACCCGGATTGCCGGCCGGGCCGTGACAGTGCTGAGTCATCCCGGCGACAACCTCATGATCCACGCGGCCATAGAACAATGCGGCGCAGGGGATGTCCTCGTGGTGACTACAACATCCCCATCCACCGACGGAATGTTCGGCGATCTGTTTGCCACCGCTCTCAAGGCCCGCGGCACGCTGGGACTGATCATCAACGCCGGCGTTCGCGACGTAGCCGACCTGACAGCAATGGGATTCCCGGTGTGGTCGAAAGCAGTCCACGCACAGGGCACCAACAAGCTGAATCCGGGGTCAATCAACGTCCCGATAATGCTCCCCGGCGTTAGCGTCCTGCCCGGCGATGCGGTGCTGGCCGACGACGACGGTGTCCTGGTTGTGCCCCAGGGCGAGGCAAAGGAAGCTGCCCGTAAAGCGCAGCAGCGCGAGGACCTGGAGGCTGAAAAGCGCGAACAGTTCAAAGCCGGGGTGCTGGGCCTGGACCTGTACAACCTGCGGCCGAAACTGAAGGAACTGGGGATCGAGTACGTGGACGGCTGA
- a CDS encoding GAF domain-containing sensor histidine kinase has product MPFSEWDDWPVGLAHVDDDGRILKANTTAMDILGKDDGLETFQGLLSRGTLSNDGSAPGNAWSTAWIEAGGNPVELAYRHRPSEGKFAVAFYDVTARRQRERRAAAVARTAARVASERSLPATLNALAHEILQADGLAGVQVLTNEHSGDKLHMLGMAGFPASRSSSFFSLLMECQRLGADLRMLDSLESAAPVVIPHRYAAVMSNPAWKPLHEFHRYPEWDAFASLPIKVRDNTIGVLNVFLKPGQEVDGEAMEFLASMAEQAALAIDYASLLEEERSAAHREERQRLARDLHDSVVQQIFSMGMLSQTLSILAAAPHGQDNQRIQTIAAELEGITGSVLKDLRGLVAQLRPSAIEGVGLRGALSRLAAATHRQTGVRFDLHLDAALGRLDDELGEDLYYVAAEAVHNAVKHSPADLISISCSVEDGRILLVVRDNGGASSVEGSALSAAEQDEHGLSFMRQRIERWHGRFTVSLKFGGAGTVVRADVPYLVNTRLPGEN; this is encoded by the coding sequence GTGCCGTTCAGCGAATGGGATGACTGGCCGGTGGGTCTGGCGCACGTCGATGACGACGGACGGATACTGAAGGCCAACACCACGGCCATGGATATCCTCGGCAAGGATGATGGTTTGGAAACGTTTCAGGGCCTGCTATCCCGAGGCACGCTGAGTAATGACGGCTCTGCGCCCGGCAACGCATGGAGCACAGCCTGGATCGAAGCCGGTGGCAATCCCGTAGAGCTTGCATACCGTCACCGGCCGTCCGAAGGGAAATTCGCCGTTGCGTTCTACGATGTGACCGCTCGCCGGCAGCGGGAGCGGCGTGCCGCCGCAGTAGCCCGGACCGCCGCGCGGGTGGCTTCCGAACGGTCCCTGCCTGCAACGCTCAACGCCCTGGCCCATGAGATCCTGCAGGCGGATGGCCTGGCCGGAGTGCAGGTACTTACAAATGAGCACTCCGGCGACAAGCTCCACATGCTGGGCATGGCAGGGTTCCCGGCGTCCCGAAGCAGCTCTTTCTTCTCGCTCCTCATGGAATGCCAGCGCTTGGGAGCGGACCTAAGGATGCTCGACTCCCTGGAATCTGCCGCTCCGGTGGTGATTCCACACCGCTACGCTGCCGTGATGTCTAACCCGGCGTGGAAACCGCTGCACGAATTCCATCGCTATCCGGAGTGGGATGCCTTCGCATCCCTCCCGATCAAGGTTCGGGATAACACCATCGGCGTCCTCAATGTCTTCCTGAAACCCGGACAGGAAGTCGACGGGGAAGCCATGGAATTCCTCGCCTCCATGGCAGAACAGGCAGCGCTGGCCATCGACTACGCTTCACTGCTTGAAGAAGAACGCAGTGCAGCCCATCGCGAGGAACGGCAGCGGCTGGCCCGTGACCTCCACGATTCCGTCGTCCAGCAGATTTTCTCGATGGGCATGCTGAGCCAGACGCTCAGTATTCTGGCAGCCGCACCCCACGGGCAGGACAATCAACGGATCCAGACGATCGCGGCGGAGCTGGAAGGGATCACGGGTTCCGTGTTGAAGGACCTGCGCGGCCTCGTAGCCCAGCTGCGGCCCAGCGCCATCGAAGGTGTGGGGCTTCGCGGGGCCTTGTCCCGGCTTGCCGCCGCCACCCACCGGCAAACCGGGGTGCGATTCGACCTGCACCTCGATGCGGCCCTCGGACGCCTGGATGACGAACTGGGCGAAGACCTCTACTACGTAGCCGCTGAGGCTGTGCACAATGCCGTCAAGCACTCGCCTGCCGACCTCATCAGCATTAGCTGCTCCGTGGAGGACGGGCGCATCCTGTTGGTGGTCCGAGACAACGGAGGCGCGTCAAGCGTGGAGGGGTCCGCCCTCTCCGCAGCGGAGCAGGACGAACATGGTCTGTCCTTCATGCGGCAGCGCATCGAGCGCTGGCACGGAAGATTCACCGTGAGCCTCAAATTCGGCGGAGCCGGCACTGTGGTCCGAGCCGACGTTCCTTACCTCGTCAACACCCGGCTTCCAGGAGAGAACTGA
- a CDS encoding muconolactone Delta-isomerase yields the protein MRFETALPDSLSEEQVADLLVRERARATELRGSGVLKRLWRIPGRRGVVGLWEAADATELHDALSSLPQFPWMDVRIEPLATHPQEQ from the coding sequence GTGCGGTTTGAAACAGCGTTGCCGGATTCGCTCAGCGAGGAACAGGTGGCGGACCTCTTGGTCCGGGAACGGGCCAGGGCCACGGAACTGCGCGGGAGCGGGGTACTGAAGCGGCTTTGGAGGATTCCGGGACGCCGCGGCGTCGTCGGCCTCTGGGAGGCAGCGGACGCCACGGAACTCCACGATGCGCTTTCCTCGTTGCCGCAGTTCCCCTGGATGGATGTCAGGATTGAGCCGCTGGCTACCCATCCCCAGGAACAGTGA
- a CDS encoding MFS transporter, whose translation MAEQTPASTVPGSALPSAKKRRQVLGASLVGTAIEWYDFFIYGSAAALIFGPQFFPTDDPTAGTLAAFASFAVGFLARPLGGLLMGHFGDRVGRKSMLLFSMLLMGAATVAIGLLPNYATIGIWAPILLVTLRLLQGIGVGGEWGGAVLMAVEYSPSKRRAFYGSFPQMGLPIGIIGANVVFVIVTNILAPEAFEAWGWRVPFLFSAVLILIALWMRLRIEDSPAFKAVKRDNREVKAPILDLFRHHTGTVLLAGIVSIAAPAIGYLYSVYMLSYGTGTLGLERNTMLLLIIFGAVCHLVTIAFGALLADRFAQKPVFLWGAALLTAWAFPFFWLVDTANPVNIAIAFAVILLGQSLMAGPQAALIAELFPTEVRYSGASTAYQIGSILGGGFMPLIATGLYAAFNSSAPIAVYLLLMGLVSFAAMAVLKVGRYQASADAGEQSGPEQSGVPGQGGAA comes from the coding sequence ATGGCTGAGCAGACCCCAGCGTCCACCGTTCCGGGCAGTGCGCTGCCCTCGGCTAAAAAACGCCGGCAGGTGCTTGGAGCCAGCCTGGTAGGCACCGCAATCGAGTGGTACGACTTTTTCATCTACGGTTCGGCAGCCGCCCTGATTTTCGGCCCGCAGTTCTTTCCGACAGATGACCCTACGGCCGGAACACTCGCTGCGTTTGCTTCCTTCGCTGTCGGTTTCCTGGCACGCCCGCTGGGTGGCCTGCTGATGGGGCACTTCGGCGACCGGGTCGGACGCAAGTCAATGCTGTTGTTCTCCATGCTGCTGATGGGCGCGGCCACCGTTGCCATCGGACTGCTGCCGAACTACGCAACAATAGGCATTTGGGCGCCCATCCTGCTGGTGACTCTCCGGCTGCTCCAAGGCATCGGAGTGGGCGGTGAGTGGGGTGGAGCCGTGCTCATGGCCGTGGAATACTCTCCCAGCAAGCGCCGTGCCTTTTATGGTTCATTCCCTCAGATGGGCCTTCCCATCGGCATCATCGGCGCGAACGTCGTGTTCGTGATTGTCACGAATATCCTGGCACCGGAGGCATTTGAAGCGTGGGGCTGGCGTGTGCCGTTCCTCTTCAGCGCGGTCCTGATCCTCATCGCCCTGTGGATGCGCCTGAGGATCGAAGACTCGCCGGCGTTCAAGGCGGTCAAACGGGACAACAGGGAAGTGAAGGCGCCGATCCTGGACCTGTTCCGCCATCACACAGGTACCGTGCTGCTGGCGGGAATTGTCTCGATAGCTGCCCCTGCGATCGGATATTTGTACTCGGTTTACATGCTGTCCTACGGAACCGGAACGCTGGGGCTGGAGCGGAACACCATGCTGCTGCTCATCATCTTCGGTGCTGTCTGCCATTTGGTGACGATTGCATTTGGAGCGCTGCTTGCGGACCGGTTCGCGCAGAAACCCGTCTTCCTTTGGGGTGCCGCGCTGCTCACCGCGTGGGCCTTCCCGTTCTTCTGGCTGGTGGACACGGCAAACCCGGTCAATATTGCTATTGCGTTCGCCGTGATCCTGCTGGGCCAGTCGCTGATGGCAGGGCCGCAGGCTGCCCTGATCGCCGAGCTGTTCCCCACGGAAGTCCGCTACAGCGGCGCCTCAACCGCCTACCAGATCGGTTCCATCCTTGGCGGAGGATTCATGCCGCTGATCGCGACGGGTCTTTATGCGGCCTTTAATTCCTCCGCGCCGATCGCCGTCTACCTGCTCCTGATGGGCCTGGTCAGCTTTGCGGCCATGGCGGTGCTGAAGGTTGGGCGGTACCAGGCCTCCGCGGACGCAGGAGAGCAATCCGGCCCGGAACAGTCCGGAGTTCCGGGGCAGGGAGGAGCGGCATGA
- a CDS encoding alpha/beta fold hydrolase: MSTIVLVHGAWHGGWCWQRVVPVLEQAGHRVLTPTLSGISDRSHLMSPAVGLDTHIEDLVQLVQAYDLDEVTLVGHSYAGQVITGAADRLSGRTARRVYLDGFIGDGRPAIELLPETVARHYRESVEQSGFGWLIPPRPLEKLGISDPADKEWLLPRLTPHPWKTYTDPLPLTGAYRDVPGVFVECVDWMRVFRTFAEQAAADGWETHDVNSGHEAMVTAPEELAAVLLKVVG; this comes from the coding sequence ATGAGCACCATTGTCCTGGTACACGGAGCCTGGCACGGAGGATGGTGCTGGCAGCGGGTGGTGCCCGTGCTGGAACAAGCGGGGCACAGGGTCCTGACGCCCACGCTGTCCGGCATTTCGGACCGGTCGCATTTGATGAGCCCGGCCGTTGGGCTGGATACCCACATCGAAGACCTGGTGCAGCTGGTGCAGGCCTACGACTTGGACGAGGTCACGCTGGTTGGTCACAGCTACGCAGGTCAGGTGATCACCGGCGCCGCCGATCGGCTGTCCGGCCGCACCGCCCGCCGGGTGTACCTGGACGGATTCATCGGTGATGGACGGCCCGCCATTGAGTTGCTGCCCGAAACCGTGGCGCGGCATTATCGCGAATCCGTCGAGCAGTCGGGGTTCGGCTGGCTCATCCCGCCCCGCCCACTGGAAAAACTCGGAATCAGCGATCCCGCGGACAAGGAATGGCTGCTTCCGCGGCTGACTCCGCATCCGTGGAAAACATACACCGATCCGCTGCCCCTCACCGGTGCCTACCGGGATGTGCCGGGCGTTTTCGTCGAATGCGTTGATTGGATGCGGGTTTTCCGGACGTTCGCCGAACAGGCGGCTGCGGACGGCTGGGAGACGCATGACGTCAACAGCGGGCATGAGGCGATGGTGACGGCACCCGAGGAACTCGCCGCGGTCCTGCTGAAGGTTGTTGGCTGA